The Brevibacterium atlanticum genome segment TCCGACTCGGCCTTGTACGCGGCGGGGAAGCCCTCGGTGTCCTTGAGCATGGTGTCGCCGACCCACAGTGATCCGGCTCCGCCGACGACGAAGACGCGAGTGTCTCCGCTGTTCTCGGCCAGTGTCTTCAGCGCATCGAGCCACTCCTGATGATCGCCACCCGTGCGGCTGGGACCGGTAGTGGAGACGATGATGTCATGTTCAGCGGCGATCGTGGCATCGAATTCCGGGTCGGCCATGTCTCCCTTGAGGTTGCGGACGGCACCGGGCACGTCGCTGCCCGAGCGCGTGATGGCAGTGACGTCGAGGCCGCGGCCGGCCGCCTCGGCGGTGACGCGGGAGCCGATCATTCCGGATGCTCCGAAGAGTGCGATCTTCATGGTGTGTTCCTTTCTGCAGACGCCGCGGTGACGGCGCCGAGGTGGTTCCTCCTGTGCTGACATCATGACGCTATCGTTTGGAAACCGAGTACCTCAAAGATACTATTGGGGTGTGAAGATCAGAGATTCCTGGGAAGGCGACGCCTTCGACCCCGAATGCCCCACTCGTGTCGTCCTCGACCGCGTCGGCGACAAGTGGACGGTG includes the following:
- a CDS encoding NAD(P)-dependent oxidoreductase, coding for MKIALFGASGMIGSRVTAEAAGRGLDVTAITRSGSDVPGAVRNLKGDMADPEFDATIAAEHDIIVSTTGPSRTGGDHQEWLDALKTLAENSGDTRVFVVGGAGSLWVGDTMLKDTEGFPAAYKAESETGTKALELLRAGNWSPWTLISPAPEIAPGERTGSYKSELEVPAGNAISAEDFAVAMVDEIVTPAHIDARFTVAN